A stretch of the Vigna radiata var. radiata cultivar VC1973A chromosome 7, Vradiata_ver6, whole genome shotgun sequence genome encodes the following:
- the LOC106767893 gene encoding gibberellin 2-beta-dioxygenase 2 encodes MVLAARNPMKSEGILPREVPVVDFSGERAEVAKVIVKACEEYGFFKVINHGISKEVIAKTEEAGFGFFGKPMLEKKVAAPAYGCKNIGVNGDMGEVEYLLLSATTDSIAHISKTISTDPLNLRKSLSAYTEAVKELACEILEVMAEGLGVPDTWVFSRLIRDGESDSVLRLNHYPPIINRDKDKSSQITKVGFGEHSDPQILTILRSNDVGGLQISLPDGVWIPVTPDPSAFYVNVGDVLQVMTNGRFVSVRHRAMTNSYKCRMSVAYFGAPPLHQTIVAPSVMVTPQRPSLFRPFTWAEYKKATYSLRLGDTRLQLFRNCKR; translated from the exons ATGGTGTTGGCTGCCCGAAACCCAATGAAGAGCGAAGGGATTCTCCCTCGTGAGGTTCCCGTGGTGGACTTCTCAGGCGAGAGAGCGGAAGTGGCGAAGGTGATCGTGAAAGCGTGCGAAGAATACGGTTTCTTCAAAGTGATAAACCACGGTATCAGCAAGGAAGTTATAGCGAAAACTGAAGAAGCAGGTTTCGGTTTCTTTGGAAAACCGATGCTGGAAAAGAAAGTGGCGGCACCTGCATATGGGTGCAAGAACATAGGTGTCAATGGAGACATGGGTGAGGTCGAGTACCTTCTCCTGAGTGCCACCACTGACTCCATTGCTCACATTTCCAAAACCATATCAACTGACCCATTAAATCTCAG GAAAAGCTTGAGTGCATACACAGAAGCAGTGAAAGAACTAGCATGTGAGATATTGGAGGTGATGGCAGAGGGGCTGGGGGTCCCGGACACTTGGGTTTTCAGCAGATTGATAAGGGATGGTGAAAGTGACTCAGTGCTGAGACTCAATCACTACCCACCTATAATTAACAGAGATAAGGACAAGTCATCACAAATTACCAAGGTTGGGTTTGGGGAGCATTCTGACCCTCAGATCCTCACCATACTCCGATCCAACGACGTCGGAGGCCTCCAAATTTCTCTTCCAGATGGGGTATGGATCCCAGTCACACCTGACCCCTCTGCATTCTATGTCAACGTCGGTGATGTACTACAG GTTATGACAAATGGAAGATTTGTGAGCGTGAGACACAGGGCAATGACGAACTCATACAAGTGTAGAATGTCAGTGGCATATTTTGGGGCTCCACCTCTGCATCAAACCATTGTTGCTCCCTCAGTTATGGTGACACCTCAGAGGCCCTCTCTCTTCCGACCATTCACTTGGGCCGAATACAAGAAAGCCACATATTCTCTCAGGCTTGGAGACACACGCCTTCAGCTTTTCAGAAACTGCAAACGCTGA